The Salinirubellus salinus genome segment TCGGCGGTGACGGAGCAGGTGCCCGAGTTCGCTACCGACGTGGACCTGAAGGCGTTCTTCCTGATCTACCTGCTGGTGGCGCTCGTGCCGTACGGCCTCGCGACGCTCTCGGCGGGTATCGGGATGGCCGTCGGTGAGGGCGCCTACGACATCATCGAGGGGTACGAACTCGACGACCCGTTCGGGTTCGTCGGCTACGTGCTCGGTATCGTCACGTTCGGGTGGGTCCTCCACGTCGCCGGCGACCCGACCGACCGCCGCTGGCAGGTCGCCGCCGCCGTCGCCGGGGCGGGGGTGCAGGCCACCTTCGAGGGCGTCGCGTTCTTCGTTCTCAGCGACGCGGGCCTCCCGGTGGCGCTGTTCAGCATCCTCGGGAACACCGTGACTCACGGGGTGGTGCTCGGTGCGGTCCCGCTCGTGCTGCTGTTGCCGGTCGTTGCCGAGCCCATCGCGCAGGCCATCGGCGTCGAACGAGCGAGCGCCTGAGTCGCCCGAGCGGCTCAGCCGAGTTTCTCCGCGAGGATGAGTCGGGTCTTCGTCGAGACCACCTCGTCCAGCTCGCGGGCGCGGGTGATGAGTTCGTTCAGCGTCCCCGTGTCGGTGGTGTCGACGACGACGACGATGTCCTCCTCGCCCGAGACCTGCCAGACGAAGTCGACCTGGTCCCAGTCGGCGATGGCCTCGGAGATGGCGGTGGTGTCGACGTCGACCGCGACGCCGACCTCGATCATCGCCTTGACGTTCCCGGTCCGGGTCGCCACGGTGAACCGCTCGATGACGCCGTCCTCGACCAGTCGCTCGACGCGGTTGCGGACGGTCCCCTCGCTGGTGCCGACCCGGCCGGCGATCTCCGTGTAGGGCGTCCGCGAGTCACGCCGGAGGATGGCGAGTATCTC includes the following:
- a CDS encoding Lrp/AsnC family transcriptional regulator; its protein translation is MDSLDHEILAILRRDSRTPYTEIAGRVGTSEGTVRNRVERLVEDGVIERFTVATRTGNVKAMIEVGVAVDVDTTAISEAIADWDQVDFVWQVSGEEDIVVVVDTTDTGTLNELITRARELDEVVSTKTRLILAEKLG